From Hymenobacter sediminicola:
CCAGCGCATTAGCCAGCGTGGATTTATCGTTGCGCTGCCACCACATCAACTGGGCCAAGCCCGACAGCAGCGCAACGCCCACGCCCATCCAGAGCTGAATTTTAGTGAAGTGCGCAATCTGGTCGGCTGGCAGGGCCATGTTGGATTTGATACCAATAAAGCCCAGAAATGCATTGTACACCGGAATGCTGGTAGTCACGAGCACCTGAAAAGCACCCAAACACAGCACCGTGGCCCCCACAAACACCCACAGTTCGGGATTGTAGGTGGTCAGCTCCTTCTCTGATATCGGAATAGACTTCCAGCGGTATACGAGCAGAGCAATGGCCAGCACCACGAAAGCGCCAAGGTAAATCATGAGCTGCCCAGACAGCCCTAAATCGGTGAAGGAGTGCACGGAGGCATTGCCCAGTACGCCCGAGCGGGTCAGGAAAGTAGCGTAGAGAATCAGCAGGAAGGTGGTGATTACCAGCACGAACCCAGTACGCAGCGCCGTACGGCGCTGCTGCCACAGCACCAGCGCATGGATACCGGCTACCAGCACCAGCCACGGAATGTATACGGCATTTTCCACCGGGTCCCAGTTCCAGTAGCCGCCGAAGTTCAGCGTTTCATAGGCCCAGTAAGCGCCCATCATGATGCCTACTCCCAGCACCAAGCCACCCCACAGGCTCCAGCGCAGCGCGGGCTTCACCCACTTACTGAACTCGCCTTTCCAGAGCCCCGCAATGGCAAACGCAAATGGTACGAGCGTAAGGGCAAAACCCAGGAACAGCGTGGGCGGGTGAATCACCATCCAGTAGTTTTGGAGTAGTGCGTTTAGGCCCGTGCCATCCGTAGGCACGAAATCGGGGTTCATCTTGAACACCGGCAGATCCACGAGGAAGTCGCGAAGCAGAATAAACGGCGACGAACCGATTTTCACGCCCCCGAATACTACGCCCAGAATCATAGACGTCAGGAAGAGCTGTACGCCGGCAAAAATGGCCATTACCGGAGCTTCCCAGAGCTTATTCCAGCGCATAATGGCTAGCCCTAGCACTACATGCCAGAAAATCCAGAGCAAGAAGCTTCCTTCCTGCCCTTCCCAAAAACAGGAAATCATGTAGTACACCGGCAGGTGGTTGCTGGAGTGGCTCCAGGCATAGTAGTACTCGTAGCGGTGCCCGTGGATAATGCCGAACAGACACACAATGACGCTAAGCACCGCCACGCCATGCAGCAGAAATGCACCACGGCCCAGTCGCAGCCACGTTGCGTCGGCTTGGCCTAGCGGCTGGTTGCGGGCGGCCATGTAGTAGGAATACGCCGCTACTGTGGCCGCCACGAAAGCCACAATTACGCTAAGGTGCCCCGCGTCGCCGATGAAAGTGTTGAGCATTTGGTCTGGTGCTAACTGCGCATGGGCTTGCCGGAGCAGCCACAAGCAGTGGTATTTAGTGCATGGATTACGTCAGCAGCAAGGCTGCTTCAGCAAACTCAGCTTGATCCTGTTCTGGTACTCCTCTTGTTTCCTCTACCGCGACGCAGTAGCACCTTTGATGTCCTTCTCCACATACTTGGAAGGGCACTTGAGCAGAATTTTGTCGGCCACGAAGATGTTCTTGCGCATGGCTCCCGTAATCACCACCTGCTCCGATTTGTCGAAATCCTGCGGCTTGGGATTGAAGTAGATAACACGCTGCGCAATACGGTTGGTATCAACCAGCGTAAAGGCAAAGTAGTTGGGGTCGAGTACGGGGTTATACTCCAGGCCCAGGATGTTTTTCTGCCCGTCGCGGGGCAGGCGGCCCACTACGTGCACTTTGGTGAGGTTGCCTTCAGCAGCCCGCTCGCGGGCTTCCCTGAAGGAAACGTACACGCTGGCGTCGCCGGCGGCGCTCATGATGATGCCAATGGCAACAGCAATAACAGCAATGGCAAGAATGTGTGCTTTTTTCATGGGTGTGCAACAGGTGGCCTTAGTGGGCAGGGCAGTCAAAACAACAGAAACGCGCGGAAAAATCCGAAGAATGCGAGAAGAAGGGAATGATTTATATCAGCTTCAATTTCTGCGGCCAAGCCGCTAATCTTTCAGCTCCCGCTCTAGGCGGCTTACCTTCTTTTCCAAAGAAACCAGCAGCGCCAAAAGCCCCGCCAGCACCACCGAAATGACAGCCACTACCACGTAGATTTTGCCGTCGGCCCGGAAGGCATCGGCCATTTCGGGCGAGTCGTCGGCGGTAGATTGAGCGGCGGCGTGCAGCATGGGTAGCACCAGCGCCAGCAGAAGCAGAAATGCCCGGCGGAGGTTAGGCAAGCTGTTTTTCATACACTTTGAGTTTGAGCAGAGAAATGCGGCTGGCTACCTGAGCCAACCAGAACGCCAGTAGCGTCCAGCCAATAACGGCCGGATAGAATACCGCCCGCATGGCATCATCAAGGTCGTATTTGGCGAAGGCCGGGTTGCCGCCTGCGCCAGGATGCAACGAATCGGTGAGGCGCGGCAGAATATAGAACAACGGCATAGCCGTGGCGAAAGCAAAGATGTTGTAGATGGCCGAAATGCGGGCCCGCTGCTGCTCATCGGTGAAGGAGGAGCGCAACACCAGGTAGGCCCCATAAATCAGCATGGCAATGGCCGCACCGTTGAGCTTGGGGTCGTTGGTCCACCAGGTGCCCCAGGTGTAGCGGGCCCAGATGCTACCCGTCGCCAGCCCCACTACGCCCATCAGAATCCCGATTCGGGCCGACTCATAGGAGTGAATATCCAGCTCCGGCGTAGGGTTGCGCAGGTAGCGGATCGAGTAATACACCGAGGCAATCAGGATGAAGGTCATCCCGAACCACATCGGCACGTGGAAGTACAGGTTGCGGATGGTTTCGTTGAGAATAGCCAGCCGCGGCACTGGCACCAGCAGCCCAGCTACTCCTGTATAGAGCAGCAATACTACAGTCAGCGCCTTCCACCAGTTTTTCTTCATATGCTAGGGTATCAACTTAGGAGTTAGGGCTTTGTTGGCCACCGGCGGCTGTTTTGGAAGTCGAAAACTGAAAACCGAATGAGTACAGCCAACAATTAGCTTCGCCACAGAAAAGGAAACAACAGGTACGATACCGCCGCCACAATCATGTTTAGGGCGGCCAGTGTGAGTAGCGCGCTTTGGCTGGCTTCAAATTCGAGCCCATCCAAGGCGTTTTTGGAGACTTTGATAAGCAGCAGCAGCATCGGAATCATGAGCGGGAAGCCCAGCACAGCCATCAGCGTGTTGCTGTTGGTAGCTTTGGCCGCAATGCCCGATACCAGCGTGAGCGTGGAAGCAAAACCCAGCGCTCCTAGCGCCACATTGCCCACAAACAGCGGCACATTCTGCACGGGGTTGCCCAGAATGAGCAGATACAGGCCCAGCCCGGCCAGCGCCAATCCTAGCAGCAGCAGCGCGTTGTAAGCTATTTTGGCCAGAATCACGGCCTGGGGCCGAACCAGAGTGTAGTAATACAGCATCCGGCCGCGGCTTTCCTGCAAAAACCCTTTGGCCACGGCATTCACCGCTGAGAAGAGCAGTATGATCCAGAATAACGCGTTCCAGGCCGGTGCGGGCGGGATGCCGCCGCGCAATGAAAAGCTCAGGTAGCACACGAATACCGTGCTGCCCACGTAGAGCAGCATGCCGTTGAGAGCCGCGCGCTGCCGCCATTCTAGGCGGAAGTCTTTGAGCATCAATGTCCAAATCTCACGAAGGAGCAACACGGCAACAGGGCTGGTGAACAGGACCGCAAAGATACAACCCAACTCCCGGATTAGCAGGCCTCCCGATAAACACAAAGCGCCACGACCTGTCAGGCCGTGGCGCTTTGTGTTTATATAGTGATTCTGACTACTCTACCAGCAGCTTGCCGGTAGCTACTGTCTGGCCCTGCGTAAGGCGGTATGCATACAGGCCTGGCGCTACAGAACGGACATCAAGTGCCACCTGCCCGGCGGCCGGCACCATATTCCGGCTGGCTACGGCGCGGCCCAGCGCATCCAGCAACTGAACCTCTACCGCACCAGCGCCCGGCACCTGGAACGTAACGGCGGTATGGGCTGGGTTAGGATACGCCTGCACGGCCAGCAGCACAGGAGCACGAGTAGCCAGTGGCTGCAGAAATGGCTGGAACGTCACGAGGCCCAGCGCCGCTTGGTCGGGCTGATGGAAGATGTGGGTTTCGATAACCGTAGCCGAAGCGGAACCCCAGTCGTTGTTTTTGGCATTCACGGCGTCGGGGCCGTTGTTGTAGAAGTCGTACACCACGCCGCCGTTGCCGTTGTTCACGAACCGGTTGCGGCCGACATCAGTGGTATCGGCGCCACCAGGGTTGCCGAAGCTGATAGCTGGGCTGCCCACTGTACCGCTCCGAACCAAGGTCACGCCCCACAGATTGCCGGTCACCACATTGCGGCTCACTACCCCGGTTTGGGTCTGGTTGCCCTGGAAATTGAGGCCGCTGCCACCGGTCAGGGCGTTTGGGTTGGTATTGTTGTTCTCTACTATGTTGCCTGTTACGTAGCTCGAAATACTGGAGCCAATGACGGCAACGCCATAGCGGTTGTTACGCACCGTATTGCGCCGGATGATGGCGGTTGTGATACCGCCGCCGCCCAGCAGATTCGAGACGCCAATACCACCGGCCATATTGGTGGCCGGATTGCCAACTACCAAGCACCGCTCAATCAGGATAGGCTGAGCCGGGTTGCCAGTGCCCAGGTTCACCTGCGGATAGTTACCATTCTCAGTGTCGTTGTGCCAGAAAATGCAGTCCTGGATAACGGGTGACGTAGGCCGGTTGGAAGGCGAATTGATACCGGCACGGGCGTTGCGCACGAAACGGCAGCGCTGCACCAGGGCACGGTTGCCGGATAGGGCCAGACCGGCACTATTGGTCAGGCGGCCACCCACGGTTGAGAGGTTATTGCGGAAGGCGCAGTCCGAAAATTCGACGGCAGCATCTACCACCCGCACACCACCGCCACGCTCCACCACCGTCCGGCGCAGTACCGAGCCGGCGCTGGTGGCACTCAGCTGCATGCCCATCCACGGGGTAGCCGCATTCTGGGCCGTAAATACTACCGAATCGGGTGGGGTGATGCGCAATACGCCATCCACGCTCATCAGCACCCGGTCGGCTACCCGAATGGTTTCATTGGTTGTAATACTCAGCGTATCTGTAGGAGCCAGCCGAATGGTATCGGTGATGGTCCAGATGCCGGCGGCCTGGGTCACGTATCCACCCGAGGCGGCAGCCAGTTGCGTGAGCGTGTAGCGCCGGCCGGTGCCGGGTGTGCTGTACTGGGCTTCAGAGCGTAGCACCGGCGTAGCCAGCCACGTCATCAGCAACACGAGTAGGGTCTTTTTCATAGCAACAGGGGGTGAGGTGGAGAGAGAAGGTAGCTCTAAACGACGTAAAAAAGCCACCCGGGTTGTCCGGATGGCTTTTTACTTAGGCGCGTCATGCTTGTAACCCGCTGTTTTGCTTGCGCTGGCGCTAGAAGTCGTAGCCTAGCGTGAAGTAGAATTTCGGGCCTTTCTGCACGTAGTCTTCCTGGCCCCAGGCTACATCCGCTTTGCCATAGAAGCCCAGCAGAGTGCTCCGAATGCCAAAACCATAGCCAATCAGCAGAGGGTTGCGGAAGTTGATAACGGTAGCGGAAAATGCGTTGCCACTACCTCCTACCACCTTCGTGTTGAACGAGTTATTCTCGTTAAATGGGTTGTTGCCGGAGTAAGCGGAGCCGGCGTCGCCGAAGGC
This genomic window contains:
- the ccsA gene encoding cytochrome c biogenesis protein CcsA; this translates as MLNTFIGDAGHLSVIVAFVAATVAAYSYYMAARNQPLGQADATWLRLGRGAFLLHGVAVLSVIVCLFGIIHGHRYEYYYAWSHSSNHLPVYYMISCFWEGQEGSFLLWIFWHVVLGLAIMRWNKLWEAPVMAIFAGVQLFLTSMILGVVFGGVKIGSSPFILLRDFLVDLPVFKMNPDFVPTDGTGLNALLQNYWMVIHPPTLFLGFALTLVPFAFAIAGLWKGEFSKWVKPALRWSLWGGLVLGVGIMMGAYWAYETLNFGGYWNWDPVENAVYIPWLVLVAGIHALVLWQQRRTALRTGFVLVITTFLLILYATFLTRSGVLGNASVHSFTDLGLSGQLMIYLGAFVVLAIALLVYRWKSIPISEKELTTYNPELWVFVGATVLCLGAFQVLVTTSIPVYNAFLGFIGIKSNMALPADQIAHFTKIQLWMGVGVALLSGLAQLMWWQRNDKSTLANALGTPTVLTLLGAALVILLLRYNDLEIQPTYIVLLTAALFGVLANISTISQLILRRVKLSGGAVAHLGIALMLLGILGSAGYSNIISKNVSGLVYSKEFPEDLNRDNVLLWRNDATPMGQYDVSYTGQYFDVPGVPGYVNKDLLFRTADEYKALARGEIKRDDKVYYKAGDTVEILPENTYYRVEYKDRETGNAFTLYPRAQVNEEMGGLLASPDIKKFLDHDIYSHISSVPDPTKEKDWSEVKESQLSVGDTIFLNDYFAVFRGVEPAKETAGLGLAKGDLAIQADMLVFGEKKQYHVHPLFVVRNKMIGRVPDEIEDLGLRISLNSVDPTAGKFTFGISTTQKDYIILKAVEKPFINLLWSGTLLMAVGFGLALRKGSRKEASVPATAPKISRTVAKAHPEPVA
- a CDS encoding CcmD family protein — its product is MKNSLPNLRRAFLLLLALVLPMLHAAAQSTADDSPEMADAFRADGKIYVVVAVISVVLAGLLALLVSLEKKVSRLERELKD
- a CDS encoding cytochrome c maturation protein CcmE domain-containing protein — translated: MKKAHILAIAVIAVAIGIIMSAAGDASVYVSFREARERAAEGNLTKVHVVGRLPRDGQKNILGLEYNPVLDPNYFAFTLVDTNRIAQRVIYFNPKPQDFDKSEQVVITGAMRKNIFVADKILLKCPSKYVEKDIKGATASR
- a CDS encoding heme exporter protein CcmB gives rise to the protein MLKDFRLEWRQRAALNGMLLYVGSTVFVCYLSFSLRGGIPPAPAWNALFWIILLFSAVNAVAKGFLQESRGRMLYYYTLVRPQAVILAKIAYNALLLLGLALAGLGLYLLILGNPVQNVPLFVGNVALGALGFASTLTLVSGIAAKATNSNTLMAVLGFPLMIPMLLLLIKVSKNALDGLEFEASQSALLTLAALNMIVAAVSYLLFPFLWRS
- a CDS encoding cytochrome c biogenesis protein, with the translated sequence MKKNWWKALTVVLLLYTGVAGLLVPVPRLAILNETIRNLYFHVPMWFGMTFILIASVYYSIRYLRNPTPELDIHSYESARIGILMGVVGLATGSIWARYTWGTWWTNDPKLNGAAIAMLIYGAYLVLRSSFTDEQQRARISAIYNIFAFATAMPLFYILPRLTDSLHPGAGGNPAFAKYDLDDAMRAVFYPAVIGWTLLAFWLAQVASRISLLKLKVYEKQLA
- a CDS encoding T9SS type A sorting domain-containing protein, producing MKKTLLVLLMTWLATPVLRSEAQYSTPGTGRRYTLTQLAAASGGYVTQAAGIWTITDTIRLAPTDTLSITTNETIRVADRVLMSVDGVLRITPPDSVVFTAQNAATPWMGMQLSATSAGSVLRRTVVERGGGVRVVDAAVEFSDCAFRNNLSTVGGRLTNSAGLALSGNRALVQRCRFVRNARAGINSPSNRPTSPVIQDCIFWHNDTENGNYPQVNLGTGNPAQPILIERCLVVGNPATNMAGGIGVSNLLGGGGITTAIIRRNTVRNNRYGVAVIGSSISSYVTGNIVENNNTNPNALTGGSGLNFQGNQTQTGVVSRNVVTGNLWGVTLVRSGTVGSPAISFGNPGGADTTDVGRNRFVNNGNGGVVYDFYNNGPDAVNAKNNDWGSASATVIETHIFHQPDQAALGLVTFQPFLQPLATRAPVLLAVQAYPNPAHTAVTFQVPGAGAVEVQLLDALGRAVASRNMVPAAGQVALDVRSVAPGLYAYRLTQGQTVATGKLLVE